One Desulfobacterales bacterium DNA window includes the following coding sequences:
- a CDS encoding type II toxin-antitoxin system prevent-host-death family antitoxin, which yields MTTVGIREAKINLSKYLKMVRQGHEVTLTDRGQPVGKIVPITAAELSLEERIRYLEERGVLAPALPGEKSVLSSPVPVLHDAAQRYLREDRDNA from the coding sequence ATGACGACCGTGGGCATCAGAGAGGCCAAGATCAACCTGAGCAAATATCTCAAGATGGTGCGCCAGGGGCACGAGGTGACCCTGACCGACCGAGGCCAGCCGGTGGGCAAGATCGTCCCGATCACCGCTGCCGAGCTGTCCCTGGAGGAACGGATTCGATACCTGGAGGAAAGGGGCGTGCTGGCTCCGGCGTTGCCGGGAGAAAAGTCTGTTCTTTCCTCTCCCGTTCCGGTGTTGCACGACGCAGCCCAGCGTTATCTGCGGGAGGACCGGGACAATGCCTGA
- a CDS encoding type II toxin-antitoxin system VapC family toxin, which translates to MPESPGVIYWDTSAVLSLLFTDTHSKTAHQWQRAPGLHLISSLAHAEACAVIARLSRNKIIPASLADQALGALEHGIWRRIIALPDWDAVRDLARDTPLRGADLWHLGLSVTLRRDLPELRLLSFDARLREAARLQKMEAPLH; encoded by the coding sequence ATGCCTGAGTCGCCCGGCGTAATTTACTGGGATACATCGGCCGTACTTTCGCTCCTGTTCACGGACACCCACAGCAAAACGGCTCATCAATGGCAACGCGCTCCGGGCCTGCATCTCATTTCCTCCCTGGCCCATGCCGAGGCCTGTGCGGTCATCGCCCGCCTGAGCCGTAACAAGATCATACCGGCCTCCCTGGCCGACCAGGCCCTGGGCGCTCTTGAGCACGGAATATGGCGCCGGATAATCGCCTTGCCGGACTGGGACGCCGTAAGGGATCTGGCGCGGGACACGCCACTCAGGGGCGCGGACCTGTGGCACCTCGGCCTGTCCGTCACCCTGCGCCGCGATCTTCCGGAATTGCGCTTGTTGAGCTTTGATGCCCGATTGCGGGAAGCGGCCCGGTTGCAGAAAATGGAGGCCCCGCTCCACTAA